A part of Mustela erminea isolate mMusErm1 chromosome 9, mMusErm1.Pri, whole genome shotgun sequence genomic DNA contains:
- the ZDHHC24 gene encoding probable palmitoyltransferase ZDHHC24 isoform X1, with protein sequence MGQPWAVGTAEGAPARLPLVLTALWAAAVGLELAYVLILGPGPPPLGPLARALQLVLAAFQLLNLLGNVGLFLRSDPSIRGVMLAGRGLGQGWAYCYQCQSQVPPRSGHCSACRVCVLRRDHHCRLLGRCVGFRNYRPFLCLLLHAAGVLLHVSVLLGPALSALLRAHAPLHTAALLLLPWLMLLTGRVSLAQFALAFVTDTCVAGALLCGAGLLFHGMLLLRGQTTWEWARGQHSYDLGPCHNLQAALGPRWVLVWLWPFLASPLPGDGVTFQTAADMGLVAS encoded by the exons ATGGGGCAGCCCTGGGCGGTGGGGACCGCGGAGGGGGCGCCCGCGCGGCTGCCTCTTGTGCTTACCGCGCTGTGGGCCGCGGCTGTGGGCCTGGAGCTGGCCTATGTCCTGATTCTGGGTCCCGGGCCGCCCCCGCTGGGACCCCTGGCTCGGGCCTTGCAGCTAGTGCTGGCCGCCTTCCAGCTGCTCAACCTGCTGGGCAACGTGGGGCTCTTCCTGCGCTCGGACCCTAGCATTCGGGGCGTGATGCTGGCCGGCCGCGgtctgggccagggctgggc TTACTGCTACCAGTGCCAGAGCCAGGTGCCACCGCGCAGTGGGCATTGCTCCGCCTGCCGCGTCTGCGTCCTTCGTCGGGATCACCACTGCCGCCTGCTGGGCCGCTGCGTGGGATTCCGCAACTACCGGCCCTTCCTGTGCCTGTTGCTTCACGCAGCAGGCGTCCTGCTCCACGTCTCTGTGCTGCTGGGCCCGGCCCTGTCTGCCCTCCTGCGAGCCCACGCGCCCCTGCACACCGCcgccctcctcctgctgccctggCTCATGCTGCTCACAG GCAGAGTGTCTCTGGCGCAGTTTGCCCTGGCCTTTGTGACCGACACGTGTGTGGCAGGTGCACTGTTGTGTGGGGCTGGGCTGCTCTTCCATGGGATGCTGCTGCTGCGGGGCCAGACCACGTGGGAGTGGGCTCGGGGCCAGCACTCTTACGACCTGGGCCCTTGCCACAACTTGCAGGCGGCTCTGGGGCCCCGCTGGGTCCTCGTCTGGCTCTGGCCCTTCTTGGCTTCCCCACTGCCTGGGGATGGGGTCACCTTCCAGACAGCAGCAGATATGGGCCTCGTGGCTTCCTGA
- the ZDHHC24 gene encoding probable palmitoyltransferase ZDHHC24 isoform X2 produces the protein MLEAEKSLKTGLSELQESWHLQCSSWKGPGRGVPPALMDDGVEAVRAVAVPVSPGYCYQCQSQVPPRSGHCSACRVCVLRRDHHCRLLGRCVGFRNYRPFLCLLLHAAGVLLHVSVLLGPALSALLRAHAPLHTAALLLLPWLMLLTGRVSLAQFALAFVTDTCVAGALLCGAGLLFHGMLLLRGQTTWEWARGQHSYDLGPCHNLQAALGPRWVLVWLWPFLASPLPGDGVTFQTAADMGLVAS, from the exons ATGTTGGAGGCAGAGAAGAGCCTTAAGACTGGGCTGTCCGAGCTGCAAGAGTCCTGGCACCTTCAGTGCTCGAGCTGGAAGGGCCCAGGAAGGGGTGTCCCGCCTGCGTTGATGGACGATGGGGTCGAGGCTGTTAGGGCAGTGGCTGTGCCTGTTTCTCCAGG TTACTGCTACCAGTGCCAGAGCCAGGTGCCACCGCGCAGTGGGCATTGCTCCGCCTGCCGCGTCTGCGTCCTTCGTCGGGATCACCACTGCCGCCTGCTGGGCCGCTGCGTGGGATTCCGCAACTACCGGCCCTTCCTGTGCCTGTTGCTTCACGCAGCAGGCGTCCTGCTCCACGTCTCTGTGCTGCTGGGCCCGGCCCTGTCTGCCCTCCTGCGAGCCCACGCGCCCCTGCACACCGCcgccctcctcctgctgccctggCTCATGCTGCTCACAG GCAGAGTGTCTCTGGCGCAGTTTGCCCTGGCCTTTGTGACCGACACGTGTGTGGCAGGTGCACTGTTGTGTGGGGCTGGGCTGCTCTTCCATGGGATGCTGCTGCTGCGGGGCCAGACCACGTGGGAGTGGGCTCGGGGCCAGCACTCTTACGACCTGGGCCCTTGCCACAACTTGCAGGCGGCTCTGGGGCCCCGCTGGGTCCTCGTCTGGCTCTGGCCCTTCTTGGCTTCCCCACTGCCTGGGGATGGGGTCACCTTCCAGACAGCAGCAGATATGGGCCTCGTGGCTTCCTGA